A single region of the Paraconexibacter algicola genome encodes:
- a CDS encoding CCA tRNA nucleotidyltransferase gives MRPPADVLEALRAAPGAAPLLDALADVPGLWVVGGAVRDVLLGRVPRELDLVVEGDPAAVLAALPGSVVQHDRFGTATVVPAGATQAHDVVRARRETYAHPGALPDVQPASIDEDLLRRDLTVNALALRVGAGNPELRGAPGAVEDLEAGVLRVLHDASFRDDPTRLWRTARYAARLGFAVEPHTRALAAAADPTTVSGTRTGNELRHAMREPDPLAALAQARALNARLLPEALTTAPPRLADALALLPPDGRADLLTLAACVEPMPAAEVVRWLDELAFPAADRDVVAAGSREMVRTPLRRARTATEIGRAARGVPVEVVALAGGDQARRWIDDLRHRRLAISGADLLAAGVPQGPELGARLSAALDACLEDEAPDRASQLAVALGTRLSRE, from the coding sequence GTGCGCCCCCCGGCCGACGTCCTCGAGGCCCTGCGCGCCGCCCCCGGGGCGGCGCCGCTGCTCGACGCGCTCGCCGACGTGCCGGGCCTGTGGGTCGTCGGCGGTGCCGTCCGCGACGTGCTGCTGGGCCGGGTGCCGCGCGAGCTCGACCTCGTGGTGGAGGGAGACCCCGCCGCGGTCCTCGCCGCCCTGCCCGGGAGCGTCGTGCAGCACGACCGCTTCGGCACCGCGACCGTCGTCCCGGCCGGGGCGACGCAGGCCCACGACGTCGTCCGCGCCCGCCGCGAGACCTACGCGCACCCGGGGGCGCTGCCGGACGTGCAGCCCGCGTCGATCGACGAGGACCTGCTGCGCCGCGACCTGACCGTCAACGCGCTGGCGCTGCGCGTGGGAGCCGGGAACCCGGAGCTGCGCGGCGCCCCCGGGGCCGTGGAGGACCTCGAGGCCGGCGTCCTGCGGGTCCTGCACGACGCGAGCTTCCGCGATGACCCGACGCGCCTGTGGCGCACGGCGCGGTACGCCGCCCGGCTCGGCTTCGCGGTCGAGCCGCACACGCGCGCGCTCGCCGCCGCCGCCGACCCGACGACGGTCAGCGGCACGCGGACCGGCAACGAGCTGCGCCACGCGATGCGCGAGCCGGACCCGCTCGCCGCGCTCGCGCAGGCCCGGGCGCTCAACGCGCGGCTGCTGCCCGAGGCGCTCACCACGGCGCCGCCGCGCCTCGCCGACGCGCTCGCGCTGCTGCCGCCCGACGGCCGCGCCGACCTGCTGACCCTCGCCGCGTGCGTCGAGCCGATGCCGGCCGCCGAGGTCGTGCGGTGGCTCGACGAGCTCGCGTTCCCCGCCGCGGACCGGGACGTCGTGGCCGCCGGCTCCCGCGAGATGGTCCGCACGCCGCTGCGGCGCGCCCGGACCGCCACCGAGATCGGCCGCGCCGCCCGCGGCGTGCCCGTCGAGGTCGTCGCGCTCGCCGGCGGCGACCAGGCCCGCCGCTGGATCGACGACCTGCGCCACCGGCGCCTGGCGATCAGCGGCGCCGACCTGCTCGCCGCGGGCGTCCCGCAGGGCCCGGAGCTCGGCGCCCGCCTCTCCGCCGCACTCGACGCGTGCCTGGAGGACGAGGCGCCCGACCGGGCGTCGCAGCTCGCGGTCGCGCTCGGCACTAGGCTGTCGCGGGAATGA
- the pgeF gene encoding peptidoglycan editing factor PgeF, with protein MSELPAPFRWSGDHITADLPGGHVLFTTRRGGVSHPPYDSLNLGPWTEDDAASVDANRAAVTRLVGRPIASARQVHGTAVVSIDARPGRAADPRQDPPEADALVTDRPDVAVAVLAADCLPILVLGHGAVAAAHAGWRGLAAGVVDVAVESVRDAQVADHAPMVAVIGPGAGGCCYEVGDEVREAFAEHGDAVRDGRRIDLKAIAAERLRDAGVATVHDVGLCTLCAPAGMLFSHRRDGGTTGRQMGIAWRT; from the coding sequence ATGAGCGAGCTGCCGGCGCCGTTCCGCTGGAGCGGCGACCACATCACCGCGGACCTGCCGGGGGGCCACGTGCTCTTCACGACCCGGCGCGGCGGCGTCAGCCACCCGCCGTACGACAGCCTCAACCTCGGGCCGTGGACGGAGGACGACGCGGCCTCCGTCGACGCCAACCGCGCCGCCGTCACGCGGCTCGTCGGGCGGCCGATCGCCTCCGCGCGCCAGGTCCACGGCACCGCGGTCGTCTCGATCGACGCGCGGCCCGGCCGCGCCGCCGACCCGCGCCAGGACCCTCCGGAGGCCGACGCGCTCGTCACCGACCGCCCGGACGTCGCCGTCGCGGTCCTCGCCGCCGACTGCCTGCCGATCCTCGTCCTCGGCCACGGCGCGGTCGCCGCCGCGCACGCCGGCTGGCGCGGGCTCGCCGCCGGGGTCGTCGACGTCGCCGTGGAATCGGTGCGCGACGCGCAGGTCGCCGACCACGCCCCGATGGTCGCCGTCATCGGGCCCGGGGCCGGGGGCTGCTGCTACGAGGTCGGGGACGAGGTCCGCGAGGCGTTCGCCGAGCACGGCGACGCGGTCCGCGACGGCCGCCGCATCGATCTCAAGGCGATCGCCGCCGAGCGGCTGCGGGACGCGGGCGTCGCCACCGTCCACGACGTCGGGCTGTGCACGCTCTGCGCGCCCGCCGGGATGCTCTTCAGCCACCGTCGCGACGGCGGCACCACCGGACGACAGATGGGGATCGCATGGCGGACCTGA
- a CDS encoding YggS family pyridoxal phosphate-dependent enzyme, which produces MADLIRGLDADRVRAAADGVRAEIADACARVGRDPSEVELLAAVKYVAIEELPVLAAAGVTVLGENRAQELERKARAWEEQGLGPVTWDFIGHLQSRKVRGLAPLVRRIHSVGSDSALRELGKLDAPVGVLVAVNIAREEGKSGIDPQELPAFLARCPLPVSGLMTMPPLADDPQESRPWFAALAALAREHGLRELSMGTTQDFAIAVEEGATVVRVGTRLYR; this is translated from the coding sequence ATGGCGGACCTGATCCGCGGGCTCGACGCCGACCGCGTGCGCGCGGCGGCCGACGGCGTCCGCGCCGAGATCGCCGACGCCTGCGCGCGGGTCGGGCGCGACCCGTCCGAGGTGGAGCTGCTCGCCGCCGTGAAGTACGTGGCCATCGAGGAGCTGCCCGTGCTCGCCGCCGCGGGCGTCACCGTCCTCGGGGAGAACCGCGCGCAGGAGCTCGAGCGCAAGGCGCGCGCCTGGGAGGAGCAGGGCCTGGGTCCCGTCACGTGGGACTTCATCGGGCACCTGCAGAGCCGCAAGGTCAGGGGCCTCGCCCCGCTGGTGCGGCGCATCCACTCGGTCGGCAGCGACAGCGCGCTGCGCGAGCTCGGCAAGCTCGACGCGCCGGTCGGCGTGCTCGTCGCGGTGAACATCGCGCGCGAGGAGGGCAAGAGCGGCATCGACCCGCAGGAGCTCCCCGCGTTCCTCGCCCGCTGCCCGCTGCCCGTCAGCGGCCTGATGACGATGCCGCCGCTCGCCGACGACCCCCAGGAGAGCCGCCCGTGGTTCGCGGCGCTCGCGGCCCTCGCCCGCGAGCACGGGCTGCGCGAGCTCTCGATGGGCACCACGCAGGACTTCGCGATCGCCGTGGAGGAGGGCGCGACCGTCGTGCGGGTCGGCACCCGCCTGTATCGCTGA
- a CDS encoding cell division protein SepF: MALRDSWHRTMVYFGLAEERDPAYDDEIVDDYAPEAELEERYRERPNVRRLNSRRRRDDFDDIFSDDEPAGRAPKTTQLRAVGGSSTRSRDVRVHLVIPKSFNDAQQVADKFKDGIPVVLNLQSTDNDLNKRLIDFASGLTYALDGGMQRIADKVFMLTPRNVEISAEERAELIEKGFFNQS, translated from the coding sequence ATGGCTCTTCGCGACAGCTGGCACCGCACGATGGTCTACTTCGGTCTCGCCGAGGAGCGCGATCCCGCGTACGACGACGAGATCGTCGACGACTACGCGCCCGAGGCGGAGCTCGAGGAGCGCTACCGGGAGCGCCCGAACGTCCGGCGCCTGAACAGCCGCCGGCGCCGCGACGACTTCGACGACATCTTCAGCGACGACGAGCCCGCGGGCCGCGCGCCGAAGACGACGCAGCTGCGTGCCGTCGGCGGCAGCAGCACGCGTAGCCGCGACGTGCGCGTGCACCTCGTCATCCCCAAGAGCTTCAACGACGCCCAGCAGGTCGCCGACAAGTTCAAGGACGGCATCCCCGTCGTGCTGAACCTCCAGAGCACCGACAACGACCTGAACAAGCGGCTGATCGACTTCGCCTCCGGCCTGACGTACGCGCTCGACGGCGGCATGCAGCGGATCGCCGACAAGGTCTTCATGCTCACGCCGCGCAACGTCGAGATCAGCGCCGAGGAGCGCGCCGAGCTGATCGAGAAGGGCTTCTTCAACCAGTCGTGA
- a CDS encoding pyrroline-5-carboxylate reductase family protein, with product MQIGLIGSGNMAGAMARGWARPVLCSDALPERARALAAQTGGEAIASNLELARRADVVVLCHKPGQLREVAREIAGEARAIVSILGGVPLADVRDAYPDRPVVRLMPSTPVEVRAGVVLLADDGDGALDDPLGVAVTELVAELGTAVRVPEAQVDVAMGLMANAPAYMALVAEAQIDAGVRAGLAVHVAQELVVQTMAGTAALLRHKDYDTLTVRREVTSPGGSTARGLDALERAGLRTAFSDALDAVLQKERR from the coding sequence ATGCAGATCGGCCTGATCGGATCCGGGAACATGGCGGGCGCCATGGCGCGCGGCTGGGCACGGCCCGTGCTGTGCAGCGACGCCCTGCCCGAGCGCGCCCGCGCGCTCGCCGCGCAGACCGGGGGCGAGGCGATCGCCTCGAACCTCGAGCTCGCGCGCCGCGCCGACGTCGTCGTCCTCTGCCACAAGCCGGGGCAGCTGCGCGAGGTCGCCCGGGAGATCGCGGGGGAGGCCCGCGCGATCGTCTCGATCCTCGGCGGGGTCCCGCTCGCGGACGTGCGTGACGCGTACCCCGACCGGCCGGTCGTGCGGCTGATGCCCAGCACGCCGGTCGAGGTCCGCGCCGGGGTCGTGCTGCTCGCCGACGACGGCGACGGGGCGCTCGACGACCCGCTCGGGGTCGCCGTGACCGAGCTCGTCGCGGAGCTCGGCACCGCCGTCCGCGTCCCCGAGGCGCAGGTCGACGTCGCCATGGGCCTGATGGCCAACGCGCCCGCGTACATGGCGCTCGTCGCCGAGGCCCAGATCGACGCCGGCGTCCGCGCCGGTCTGGCCGTCCACGTCGCCCAGGAGCTCGTGGTGCAGACGATGGCCGGGACCGCGGCGCTGCTGCGCCACAAGGACTACGACACGCTGACCGTCCGGCGCGAGGTCACCTCGCCCGGCGGGTCGACCGCGCGGGGGCTCGACGCCCTCGAGCGGGCCGGGCTGCGCACCGCCTTCTCCGACGCCCTCGACGCCGTGCTGCAGAAAGAACGCCGATGA
- a CDS encoding YggT family protein, whose product MTATFVLATIQEEIGGFIRTLTYVYVLLIIAYILTQLFFGFGGRMPYNRTGSAILGFLNDTVGPYLNLFRRFIPPLGPLDLSPIVAIFVLQIAGNLLAGIVEHA is encoded by the coding sequence ATGACCGCCACCTTCGTGCTCGCGACCATCCAGGAGGAGATCGGGGGGTTCATCCGGACCCTGACCTACGTCTACGTCCTGCTGATCATCGCCTACATCCTCACCCAGCTCTTCTTCGGGTTCGGGGGACGGATGCCGTACAACCGCACCGGCAGCGCGATCCTCGGCTTCCTCAACGACACCGTCGGGCCGTACCTCAACCTCTTCCGGCGGTTCATCCCGCCGCTCGGTCCGCTGGACCTCAGCCCGATCGTGGCGATCTTCGTCCTGCAGATCGCCGGGAACCTGCTCGCCGGCATCGTCGAGCACGCGTGA
- the lspA gene encoding signal peptidase II yields the protein MSGAAARSWRLAGVVLLAVLAVDQLTKVLVRRGVEQGSSDPIFPLLKLVHVENRGVAFGAFAGGGQTVVIIVIAIALGGLLAYFATHAHQPGVWLPTGLLVGGAVGNIIDRVALGAVTDFLKLPSWPAFNVADMAITCGVIALIAVVEMSDRRRDEEPIEADGAAGPV from the coding sequence GTGAGCGGGGCCGCCGCCCGATCCTGGCGCCTGGCGGGCGTCGTCCTGCTCGCGGTCCTCGCCGTCGACCAGCTGACGAAGGTGCTCGTCCGCCGCGGCGTCGAGCAGGGCAGCAGCGACCCGATCTTCCCGCTGCTGAAGCTCGTCCACGTCGAGAACCGCGGCGTTGCCTTCGGCGCCTTCGCCGGCGGCGGCCAGACGGTCGTGATCATCGTGATCGCCATCGCGCTGGGAGGCCTGCTCGCGTACTTCGCGACCCACGCGCACCAGCCCGGCGTCTGGCTGCCGACGGGCCTGCTCGTCGGCGGGGCGGTCGGCAACATCATCGACCGGGTCGCCCTGGGGGCCGTGACGGACTTCCTGAAGCTGCCGTCGTGGCCGGCGTTCAACGTCGCCGACATGGCGATCACCTGCGGCGTGATCGCGCTCATCGCCGTGGTGGAGATGAGCGACCGGCGCCGCGACGAGGAGCCGATCGAGGCCGATGGAGCAGCTGGTCCCGTCTGA
- a CDS encoding RluA family pseudouridine synthase, whose product MEQLVPSDWEGERLDAFLAEPLGSRSRATRLIEAGAVTVDGAVVRKRHRVRTGERIAVDVAQDPVREPVPDDEGPPATFGVAYEDDDLLVVDKPPGVVVHPARGNRHGTLAQALAGRAAGGEEAWRAGIVHRLDKDTSGLLVVAKSDETHRALKELLQEREITREYLALVDGRPPARTGTIDAPIGRDRRVRTRMSTDSADAREARTHFELERALPASSLLRVRLETGRTHQIRVHLQAIGHPVCGDPEYGRPGLYGLDRQFLHATRLRFVHPGTGAEVDVVSPLPADLEAALARAAATA is encoded by the coding sequence ATGGAGCAGCTGGTCCCGTCTGACTGGGAGGGGGAGCGCCTGGACGCGTTCCTCGCCGAGCCGCTGGGCTCCCGCAGCCGCGCCACCCGCCTGATCGAGGCGGGCGCGGTCACGGTCGACGGCGCGGTCGTCCGCAAGCGCCACCGGGTCCGCACCGGGGAACGCATCGCCGTCGACGTCGCGCAGGACCCCGTGCGCGAGCCCGTCCCCGACGACGAGGGGCCGCCCGCCACGTTCGGCGTCGCCTACGAGGACGACGACCTGCTCGTCGTCGACAAGCCGCCCGGCGTCGTGGTGCACCCGGCGCGCGGCAACCGCCACGGCACTCTCGCGCAGGCGCTCGCCGGGCGGGCCGCCGGCGGCGAGGAGGCCTGGCGCGCGGGCATCGTGCACCGGCTCGACAAGGACACCAGCGGCCTGCTCGTCGTGGCCAAGAGCGACGAGACGCACCGCGCCCTGAAGGAGCTGCTGCAGGAGCGCGAGATCACCCGCGAGTACCTCGCGCTCGTCGACGGCCGGCCGCCGGCGCGCACCGGCACGATCGACGCGCCGATCGGCCGCGACCGGCGCGTGCGCACCCGCATGTCCACCGACAGCGCCGACGCGCGCGAGGCGCGCACCCACTTCGAGCTCGAGCGCGCCCTGCCCGCCTCGTCGCTGCTGCGCGTGCGCCTGGAGACCGGTCGGACCCACCAGATCCGCGTGCACCTGCAGGCCATCGGCCATCCGGTCTGCGGCGACCCGGAGTACGGTCGCCCCGGCCTGTACGGGCTCGACCGCCAGTTCCTGCACGCCACCCGGCTGCGCTTCGTCCACCCGGGCACGGGGGCCGAGGTCGACGTCGTCTCGCCGCTTCCCGCGGACCTCGAGGCCGCGCTCGCGCGCGCGGCCGCCACGGCCTGA
- the rpsB gene encoding 30S ribosomal protein S2: protein MADVGIKELLEAGVHFGHQTRRWNPKMRRFIHGERGGIYIIDLLKTQKLLADAQEFAGTVAHRGGVVLFVGTKKQARDGIKEIAESCGQPYVNHRWLGGLLTNFQTISNRIKRLHDLERYEAEGQLALLPTRERMAAQADLEKLRANLGGVKNMQRPPDAMFVIDLKVEEIAVKEARRLRIPIIGMVDTNCDPDGIDYVVPGNDDSIRSCVAITKAIGDVVAQGRGQFQAAEQARQQAEAEERARREAELRARKEAEEAAKAAAEQAAAAPTAPVAAPAAEATPTPAPESAPAAPAAQENPNG, encoded by the coding sequence ATGGCCGACGTCGGCATCAAGGAGCTGCTGGAGGCCGGAGTCCACTTCGGTCACCAGACGCGCCGTTGGAACCCCAAGATGCGCCGCTTCATCCACGGTGAGCGTGGCGGCATCTACATCATCGACCTCCTCAAGACGCAGAAGCTGCTCGCCGACGCGCAGGAGTTCGCCGGGACCGTCGCGCATCGCGGCGGCGTCGTGCTCTTCGTGGGCACGAAGAAGCAGGCCCGTGACGGCATCAAGGAGATCGCGGAGTCCTGCGGTCAGCCGTACGTCAACCACCGCTGGCTCGGTGGCCTGCTGACGAACTTCCAGACCATCAGCAACCGCATCAAGCGGCTGCACGACCTCGAGCGCTACGAGGCGGAGGGCCAGCTCGCGCTGCTGCCGACCCGCGAGCGCATGGCCGCGCAGGCCGACCTCGAGAAGCTGCGCGCCAACCTCGGCGGCGTGAAGAACATGCAGCGTCCGCCGGACGCGATGTTCGTCATCGACCTCAAGGTCGAGGAGATCGCGGTGAAGGAGGCCCGGCGCCTGCGGATCCCGATCATCGGCATGGTCGACACCAACTGCGACCCGGACGGCATCGACTACGTCGTCCCGGGCAACGACGACTCGATCCGCTCCTGCGTGGCGATCACGAAGGCGATCGGCGACGTCGTCGCCCAGGGCCGCGGCCAGTTCCAGGCGGCCGAGCAGGCCCGTCAGCAGGCCGAGGCCGAGGAGCGCGCCCGTCGCGAGGCGGAGCTGCGCGCCCGCAAGGAGGCCGAGGAGGCCGCCAAGGCCGCCGCCGAGCAGGCCGCCGCCGCCCCGACCGCCCCGGTCGCGGCGCCCGCCGCCGAGGCCACCCCGACCCCCGCCCCCGAGAGCGCGCCCGCCGCCCCGGCCGCGCAGGAGAACCCGAATGGCTGA
- the tsf gene encoding elongation factor Ts (EF-Ts; functions during elongation stage of protein translation; forms a dimer; associates with EF-Tu-GDP complex and promotes exchange of GDP to GTP resulting in regeneration of the active form of EF-Tu) gives MAEFTAQDVKALRQKTGAGMMDCKNALTEAGGDAAKAEELLKVKLGKKLGKLADREAAEGTVQSYIHSNGKVGVIVEVDCNTDFVARNEDFVAFAREIAMHVAASPTAKYVSRDEVPQDVKDAEAAIFEQQVADKPENIRPKIVEGMLNKWLAEIVLLDQVHVNADKYDGKTIEQLRADLSTTTGENVVIRRFARFAVGE, from the coding sequence ATGGCTGAGTTCACCGCCCAGGACGTCAAGGCGCTGCGTCAGAAGACCGGCGCCGGGATGATGGACTGCAAGAACGCCCTGACCGAGGCCGGCGGCGACGCCGCGAAGGCCGAGGAGCTGCTGAAGGTCAAGCTGGGCAAGAAGCTCGGCAAGCTCGCGGACCGCGAGGCGGCCGAGGGCACCGTGCAGTCCTACATCCACAGCAACGGCAAGGTCGGCGTCATCGTCGAGGTCGACTGCAACACCGACTTCGTCGCGCGCAACGAGGACTTCGTCGCGTTCGCGCGGGAGATCGCGATGCACGTCGCCGCGTCCCCGACCGCGAAGTACGTGTCGCGTGACGAGGTGCCCCAGGACGTCAAGGACGCCGAGGCCGCCATCTTCGAGCAGCAGGTCGCCGACAAGCCGGAGAACATCCGGCCGAAGATCGTCGAGGGCATGCTGAACAAGTGGCTCGCCGAGATCGTGCTGCTCGACCAGGTGCACGTGAACGCCGACAAGTACGACGGCAAGACGATCGAGCAGCTCCGCGCGGACCTGTCGACGACGACCGGGGAGAACGTGGTCATCCGCCGCTTCGCCCGGTTCGCGGTCGGCGAGTAG